tcatGCATTCAGAATTATCTGTAGTTTGAatgatgtataattttattatattcaatttgGATTTAGAGTTCCAAAGGACTGATTTGAGCAAGGTATATGAGGTTTTCCATCACCacagagaaagaaaaagaaagatatAGTTTTATAGATTATATATTTCTAATCACAGTGCTGAGACACTTATAACACAGGCAGCTAATACATAATTTAGTAATTGATTTATTCATGTATTTACTTCTTGGGTACAGCGTGGGTGTAGATGGTGTGGCCGACACCGAGGAGCCCAACGATGCAGAGAGCCATGGTCAAACGGTACAGGATACCATCAGCGGGACCTCCCTTCAGGAACACGGGGACATCATCCTCTTTCTGAAATGTTATACAAATACTTCTtagcaaacaaatatttatattcagaaTAAGTTTTATCTGTTATGGGCAGTATAATTGCTATATTTGAAagaaattttaaatagttatcaATTGACAGTTAGGTAACAAATTTTTTATCATGCCTATTAGAATAAAACTTCATTTTGTTAGTGAACATGGCcacattgaataaaaaatgtaaacaaatgaataacataaacaatatttaacacAGATATAAGCAGACCTATCTGAAGTAACTATACTATTGAAAATAACTTGCTTCTTTTTTCCATTAGTTAATTGAAAGTCGGAAAGGTAAGCCAACTGAATTCTTTTGAAGATAATATGAGTAAAGACTTGTGAGTGAATATGTTCATAAAAGGACTAACATACAAGTTTGTTATCATGACCACTTGTTAACTATATACAAACACAATGCATTATTTTCCTTAAGACACAATGTAGTATCAAATACTATTGTCTACTagaataatagataataatttgcCATGTAAGATTACTAGGTATACAAGTTAATACATCAGTATCAGTTAATATGAGTTagttcttatttaaaatattcttaaatataaaatgtcaataatgtTATGAAGTATGAACATTCAGATCACATCAGCTGTAAAGCTGTTATTGTGATTAGAATAAGagattttagtatattttttctacgcaataaattatatattagaaACTGATTAGAAGTTATAACCTGGAATTGTTTCTGTCGCTGGATGATCTTCTCAGACATACGAGCGTAAGGAGTGTTGGTGCCGGGGATCAACTTAGTCTTGCCAGGAGCTGGGCACGTCTCAGCAACAGTTGACATGTGCGAAGTGTTGTACTGGATAGTCGGGGGCTCCACTCGTTGCAAAGCAACGGGTGCCTAGAGAAGAAAAGTTATCTATGTAAGTCACCCAAAGATAAACCTCATATAAATCAAGTTTTTGTAGTAGAAACTTACCACGGGGAACAGTGGGCTTTGCAGGTGGGTTGAAGCCACCAGCCTGCCAGTAACTCGGCTAAGTTGATGATACATTTTGTTCGAAGGAAAATCTACTTTAGACCTGCAAAGTGCCTGAAAATCGAGCGATTACGAAACAAGTACTTATCAGGTTCGTTTAGAAATATGGC
This genomic window from Spodoptera frugiperda isolate SF20-4 chromosome 28, AGI-APGP_CSIRO_Sfru_2.0, whole genome shotgun sequence contains:
- the LOC126912696 gene encoding cytochrome c oxidase subunit 7A2, mitochondrial-like; this encodes MYHQLSRVTGRLVASTHLQSPLFPVAPVALQRVEPPTIQYNTSHMSTVAETCPAPGKTKLIPGTNTPYARMSEKIIQRQKQFQKEDDVPVFLKGGPADGILYRLTMALCIVGLLGVGHTIYTHAVPKK